From Coturnix japonica isolate 7356 chromosome 1, Coturnix japonica 2.1, whole genome shotgun sequence, the proteins below share one genomic window:
- the LOC107318315 gene encoding alpha-2-macroglobulin-like protein 1 isoform X4, with product MCTKFWVAPPADGTEEIATVRLIITGQGVSIEEKKKVLIHKASSGTFIQTDKPIYKPGETVKFRIVTLDEDFNAFNDSISLFLQDPKNNRIEQWLDVVPQEGIADLSFQLSDEPLLGTYVINVTNRKIHGSFTVEEYVLPKFEVIFEAPVKIHALDKTFPLRVCGRYSSGKAVQGMVYVSLCQKTSQFLPGASKPDLCQEFSNQTDKMGCFFTNVSLPFRRDLRYYQDSIVAEASLLEDGTEIQVNASHKLLISKIDGMALFEDVNSYYHTGEMYRGKIKVIDYKGETLKYKKVLLVVSFGEQQFQQRYNTGDTGTASFSLNTTTWNNNTASLEASVLHQDLDREPGTVDLNYQRASHFIRPFYSTSKSFLSIVRVPEIMPCGKKQDIRVDFRIYQEDLEHGPKRVIFSYLVMGKSRIVHAGQKTVWVGPPRMLEGFFSIPVTFSSVYAPAPTLIVYAIFPNGKIIADSAVFSVSMCFRNKAELSFSVPKILPGSEVNLHLQAAPGSTCAVWAVDQTASLLKPGKELSHSMIYGLFPSIYNSGYPHQVSEDDNSCGFQNSDQPDVFTAFMEMGLKIMSNTNIRKPSLCLTTQSTTMMQERGLFTSGPMLMFAQPHEESNTGHLMTSTCQPTVFSPVSSAEEKVHNYFTKTWLWDLYSIGPSGNQIVTVTVPNTITRWKAGMFCTGRDGFGLAPDSSLLVFKPFFVELTLPSSVVQGETFILKATVFNYLQQCMKIQVTMEAFPDFQLKSCEGCVYSSCLCAGEIKTFLWSVTAERLGLMNFTLSTEAIATKELCGKEIPVVPEQGQKDTITKLLLVRPEGVLEEKAHSSILCPKQGSPAEESVSLMLPPNVVEGSVRATVSVTGDLMGTALQNMDHLVQMPHGCGEQNMVLFAPIVYVLQYLEKTGQLTPEIKDRATGFLRNGYQIQLQYQHPDGSFSEFGTKDEYGNTWLTAFVVKCFAQAKPYIFLDNRSIQAAFNWLEFHQLPNGCFRDVGQLSHTAIKGGMDGEVLLAAYITAAYMERGDTPESTVVSKALGCIISSLPKAGSTYAQALLAYTFALAKDLQRTQELLDILDRKAIRAGGQIHWSQTPSETNSTSPWSQPLSVDVELTAYVLLALLSKPNVTEADFTTASGIVDWLTRQQNAYGGFASTQDTVVALQALAKYAALTHNTKGAAEVRVRSQRASGRKFQVSYQNRLLVQEMAMTEIPGKFSVQAHGSCCVFTRTVLRYNIPFPQVSESFALQVKTKPDNCTEDDVHSVALHVNVRYTGKRAISDMVIVEVSLLSGFVLAPRSGMSPHHSHPVRRTEKTQAGVAIYLDKLSHVSETYVLHLEREIEVTNLKPGHVRVYDYYHPEEQALADYNVFCT from the exons CAG tgaaatttcGTATTGTGACTCTGGACGAGGACTTCAATGCATTTAATGATTCC aTTTCCCTGTTTCTCCAG GACCCCAAGAACAATCGCATAGAGCAGTGGCTGGATGTGGTTCCCCAAGAAGGCATTGCAGATCTGTCTTTCCAGCTAAGTGATGAGCCTCTGCTGGGGACATATGTCATCAATGTAACCAACAGGAAGATACATGGCAGCTTCACCGTTGAGGAGTATG tGCTGCCAAAATTTGAAGTGATCTTTGAGGCACCAGTGAAGATTCATGCACTGGATAAAACCTTTCCACTTCGGGTATGTGGCAG ATACAGCTCTGGGAAAGCTGTCCAGGGGATGGTTTATGTGAGCCTTTGTCAGAAGACTTCTCAGTTCTTGCCCGGTGCTTCAAAACCTGATCTCTGTCAGGAATTCAGCAACCAG ACAGACAAGATGGGTTGCTTCTTCACAAATGTGTCCCTACCCTTCCGTCGAGACTTGAGGTACTATCAGGACAGCATAGTTGCAGAGGCCTCACTGTTGGAGGATGGCACAG AGATACAGGTCAATGCTTCCCACAAGTTACTCATCTCCAAGATTGACGGGATGGCCTTGTTTGAGGATGTGAATTCTTACTATCACACAGGAGAGATGTACAGAGGGAAG ATCAAAGTCATTGACTACAAAGGCGAGACGCTGAAGTACAAAAAAGTCCTCCTAGTAGTAAGTTTTGGTGAGCAGCAGTTTCAGCAAAGGTACAACACTGGGGACACTGGAACAGCTTCATTTAGCCTAAACACAACTACCTGGAACAACAACACAGCCTCCCTGGAG GCAAGTGTCCTGCATCAAGATTTGGATAGAGAGCCTGGGACAGTTGATTTGAATTACCAGAGGGCTTCTCATTTCATACGTCCATTCTACAGCACCAGCAAGAGTTTTCTCAGTATTGTCCGTGTGCCAGAAATAATGCCCTGTGGTAAAAAGCAGGATATCCGGGTGGACTTCAGAATTTACCAGGAAGACCTGGAACATGGGCCCAAGCGTGTAATTTTCTCCTACCTT GTCATGGGGAAAAGTAGAATAGTCCATGCAGGTCAGAAGACTGTTTGGGTTGGGCCGCCAAGAA TGCTGGAAGGCTTCTTCTCCATCCCTGTTACCTTCAGCTCAGTCTATGCTCCAGCTCCAACACTTATTGTTTATGCTATCTTCCCTAATGGAAAAATCATCGCTGATTCTGCTGTCTTCAGTGTCTCCATGTGTTTCAGAAATAAG gcagagctgagcttcTCAGTGCCCAAGATTCTTCCTGGTTCAGAGGTTAATCTccacctgcaggcagcacctgGGTCTACATGTGCTGTCTGGGCTGTGGATCAAACTGCCTCTTTGCTGAAGCCAGGAAAAGAACTCAGCCATTCTATG ATCTATGGGCTCTTTCCATCTATTTATAACTCTGGGTATCCTCATCAAGTGTCTGAAGATGACAATTCCTGTGGGTTCCAAAATTCTGATCAGCCTGATGTGTTCACAGCATTCATG gaaATGGGATTGAAAATTATGTCCAACACCAATATCAGAAAACCAAGTCTGTGTCTAACTACTCAGTCAACAACTATGATGCAGGAAAGAGGGTTGTTCACTTCTGGACCCATGTTGATGTTTGCTCAGCCCCATGAGGAATCTAACA CAGGACATCTGATGACATCTACCTGTCAGCCTACTGTGTTTTCACctgtttcttcagctgaagaGAAAGTGCACAACTATTTCACAAAAACCTGGTTATGGGATTTGTATTCTATCGG TCCCAGTGGAAACCAGATTGTCACTGTCACTGTGCCTAACACCATCACAAGATGGAAAGCTGGGATGTTCTGCACAGGACGTGATGGCTTTGGACTTGCTCCAGACTCCAGTCTGCTTGTTTTCAAGCCCTTTTTTGTGGAGCTCACACTTCCATCTTCTGTGGTCCAGGGTGAGACTTTCATCTTGAAGGCCACAGTCTTCAACTACCTGCAGCAATGTATGAAG ATCCAAGTGACTATGGAGGCATTCCCAGACTTTCAGCTGAAGTCATGTGAGGGTTGTGTCTACAGCAGCTGCTTATGTGCTGGAGAAATAAAGACGTTTCTGTGGAGTGTCACAGCTGAGCGACTGG GGCTCATGAACTTCACACTCAGCACAGAGGCCATTGCCACCAAAGAGCTCTGTGGCAAAGAGATACCAGTTGTCCCAGAACAAGGACAGAAAGATACAATCACCAAACTCCTCTTAGTCCGG CCAGAAGGAGTGCTAGAAGAAAAGGCTCACAGTTCCATCCTGTGTCCCAAACAAG GGAGTCCAGCAGAGGAGTCTGTGTCCTTAATGTTGCCTCCAAATGTGGTTGAAGGTTCAGTGAGAGCTACTGTCTCGGTCACTG GTGACCTCATGGGGACAGCACTGCAAAACATGGATCACCTAGTACAGATGCCCCATGGCTGTGGGGAGCAGAACATGGTACTGTTTGCCCCCATTGTCTATGTGCTGCAGTACCTGGAGAAGACAGGGCAGCTGACTCCTGAGATTAAGGACAGGGCAACAGGATTCTTGCGCAATG GGTACCAGATACAGCTGCAGTATCAACATCCTGATGGTTCTTTCAGTGAATTCGGTACCAAGGATGAGTACGGTAATACTTG GCTGACTGCATTTGTGGTCAAATGCTTTGCCCAAGCCAAGCCGTACATTTTCCTGGACAATAGGAGCATCCAAGCTGCTTTCAATTGGCTGGAGTTCCACCAGCTTCCAAATGGCTGCTTCAGAGATGTGGGCCAACTTTCCCACACAGCCATTAAG GGAGGTATGGATGGGGAGGTTCTCTTGGCTGCCTACATCACTGCTGCATACATGGAGAGAGGAGATACACCAGAG AGTACGGTGGTGAGCAAGGCTCTGGGATGtatcatttcttctcttcccaaagCTGGCAGCACTTACGCACAGGCCCTGCTAGCCTACACCTTCGCCCTGGCTAAGGACCTTCAACGCACACAAGAGCTTCTTGACATACTTGATCGAAAGGCAATCAGAGCAG gTGGGCAGATCCATTGGAGTCAGACCCCATCCGAGACAAACAGTACTAGCCCTTGGTCACAGCCACTATCTGTGGATGTGGAGTTAACAGCTTATGTCCTCCTGGCCCTGCTCTCCAAGCCAAATGTCACGGAGGCTGACTTCACCACAGCCTCTGGCATAGTGGACTGGCTCACCAGACAGCAAAATGCCTATGGAGGATTTGCCTCAACACAG gATACAGTAGTTGCTCTGCAGGCCTTGGCTAAGTACGCAGCACTGACACACAACACAAAAGGGGCTGCAGAAGTGAGGGTGAGGTCCCAGAGAGCCTCTGGGAGGAAGTTCCAAGTTTCCTACCAGAATCGGCTTTTGGTGCAGGAGATGGCAATGACAGAAATCCCAGGAAAGTTCTCAGTGCAGGCCCATGGCAGCTGTTGTGTCTTTACTCGG aCGGTGCTGAGATACAACATTCCCTTCCCGCAGGTTTCAGAATCCTTTGCCTTACAAGTGAAAACCAAACCAGACAATTGCACTGAGGATGATGTACACTCTGTTGCTCTCCATGTCAATGTCAG GTACACTGGAAAGAGAGCCATTTCTGACATGGTGATTGTGGAAGTGTCCCTGCTGTCTGGATTTGTCCTGGCTCCAAGATCTGGGATGTCT CCACATCATTCGCATCCTgtgagaagaacagagaaaaccCAAGCGGGTGTTGCCATCTACTTGGACAAG CTGAGCCATGTATCTGAGACATATGTCCTGCATCTGGAAAGGGAAATTGAAGTGACCAACCTGAAGCCAGGACATGTCAGGGTCTATGACTACTACCATCCAG AGGAGCAGGCCCTTGCTGATTATAATGTTTTCTGCACCTGA
- the LOC107318315 gene encoding alpha-2-macroglobulin-like protein 1 isoform X6, translated as MHWIKPFHFGYSSGKAVQGMVYVSLCQKTSQFLPGASKPDLCQEFSNQTDKMGCFFTNVSLPFRRDLRYYQDSIVAEASLLEDGTEIQVNASHKLLISKIDGMALFEDVNSYYHTGEMYRGKIKVIDYKGETLKYKKVLLVVSFGEQQFQQRYNTGDTGTASFSLNTTTWNNNTASLEASVLHQDLDREPGTVDLNYQRASHFIRPFYSTSKSFLSIVRVPEIMPCGKKQDIRVDFRIYQEDLEHGPKRVIFSYLVMGKSRIVHAGQKTVWVGPPRMLEGFFSIPVTFSSVYAPAPTLIVYAIFPNGKIIADSAVFSVSMCFRNKAELSFSVPKILPGSEVNLHLQAAPGSTCAVWAVDQTASLLKPGKELSHSMIYGLFPSIYNSGYPHQVSEDDNSCGFQNSDQPDVFTAFMEMGLKIMSNTNIRKPSLCLTTQSTTMMQERGLFTSGPMLMFAQPHEESNTGHLMTSTCQPTVFSPVSSAEEKVHNYFTKTWLWDLYSIGPSGNQIVTVTVPNTITRWKAGMFCTGRDGFGLAPDSSLLVFKPFFVELTLPSSVVQGETFILKATVFNYLQQCMKIQVTMEAFPDFQLKSCEGCVYSSCLCAGEIKTFLWSVTAERLGLMNFTLSTEAIATKELCGKEIPVVPEQGQKDTITKLLLVRPEGVLEEKAHSSILCPKQGSPAEESVSLMLPPNVVEGSVRATVSVTGDLMGTALQNMDHLVQMPHGCGEQNMVLFAPIVYVLQYLEKTGQLTPEIKDRATGFLRNGYQIQLQYQHPDGSFSEFGTKDEYGNTWLTAFVVKCFAQAKPYIFLDNRSIQAAFNWLEFHQLPNGCFRDVGQLSHTAIKGGMDGEVLLAAYITAAYMERGDTPESTVVSKALGCIISSLPKAGSTYAQALLAYTFALAKDLQRTQELLDILDRKAIRAGGQIHWSQTPSETNSTSPWSQPLSVDVELTAYVLLALLSKPNVTEADFTTASGIVDWLTRQQNAYGGFASTQDTVVALQALAKYAALTHNTKGAAEVRVRSQRASGRKFQVSYQNRLLVQEMAMTEIPGKFSVQAHGSCCVFTRTVLRYNIPFPQVSESFALQVKTKPDNCTEDDVHSVALHVNVRYTGKRAISDMVIVEVSLLSGFVLAPRSGMSPHHSHPVRRTEKTQAGVAIYLDKLSHVSETYVLHLEREIEVTNLKPGHVRVYDYYHPEEQALADYNVFCT; from the exons ATGCACTGGATAAAACCTTTCCACTTCGG ATACAGCTCTGGGAAAGCTGTCCAGGGGATGGTTTATGTGAGCCTTTGTCAGAAGACTTCTCAGTTCTTGCCCGGTGCTTCAAAACCTGATCTCTGTCAGGAATTCAGCAACCAG ACAGACAAGATGGGTTGCTTCTTCACAAATGTGTCCCTACCCTTCCGTCGAGACTTGAGGTACTATCAGGACAGCATAGTTGCAGAGGCCTCACTGTTGGAGGATGGCACAG AGATACAGGTCAATGCTTCCCACAAGTTACTCATCTCCAAGATTGACGGGATGGCCTTGTTTGAGGATGTGAATTCTTACTATCACACAGGAGAGATGTACAGAGGGAAG ATCAAAGTCATTGACTACAAAGGCGAGACGCTGAAGTACAAAAAAGTCCTCCTAGTAGTAAGTTTTGGTGAGCAGCAGTTTCAGCAAAGGTACAACACTGGGGACACTGGAACAGCTTCATTTAGCCTAAACACAACTACCTGGAACAACAACACAGCCTCCCTGGAG GCAAGTGTCCTGCATCAAGATTTGGATAGAGAGCCTGGGACAGTTGATTTGAATTACCAGAGGGCTTCTCATTTCATACGTCCATTCTACAGCACCAGCAAGAGTTTTCTCAGTATTGTCCGTGTGCCAGAAATAATGCCCTGTGGTAAAAAGCAGGATATCCGGGTGGACTTCAGAATTTACCAGGAAGACCTGGAACATGGGCCCAAGCGTGTAATTTTCTCCTACCTT GTCATGGGGAAAAGTAGAATAGTCCATGCAGGTCAGAAGACTGTTTGGGTTGGGCCGCCAAGAA TGCTGGAAGGCTTCTTCTCCATCCCTGTTACCTTCAGCTCAGTCTATGCTCCAGCTCCAACACTTATTGTTTATGCTATCTTCCCTAATGGAAAAATCATCGCTGATTCTGCTGTCTTCAGTGTCTCCATGTGTTTCAGAAATAAG gcagagctgagcttcTCAGTGCCCAAGATTCTTCCTGGTTCAGAGGTTAATCTccacctgcaggcagcacctgGGTCTACATGTGCTGTCTGGGCTGTGGATCAAACTGCCTCTTTGCTGAAGCCAGGAAAAGAACTCAGCCATTCTATG ATCTATGGGCTCTTTCCATCTATTTATAACTCTGGGTATCCTCATCAAGTGTCTGAAGATGACAATTCCTGTGGGTTCCAAAATTCTGATCAGCCTGATGTGTTCACAGCATTCATG gaaATGGGATTGAAAATTATGTCCAACACCAATATCAGAAAACCAAGTCTGTGTCTAACTACTCAGTCAACAACTATGATGCAGGAAAGAGGGTTGTTCACTTCTGGACCCATGTTGATGTTTGCTCAGCCCCATGAGGAATCTAACA CAGGACATCTGATGACATCTACCTGTCAGCCTACTGTGTTTTCACctgtttcttcagctgaagaGAAAGTGCACAACTATTTCACAAAAACCTGGTTATGGGATTTGTATTCTATCGG TCCCAGTGGAAACCAGATTGTCACTGTCACTGTGCCTAACACCATCACAAGATGGAAAGCTGGGATGTTCTGCACAGGACGTGATGGCTTTGGACTTGCTCCAGACTCCAGTCTGCTTGTTTTCAAGCCCTTTTTTGTGGAGCTCACACTTCCATCTTCTGTGGTCCAGGGTGAGACTTTCATCTTGAAGGCCACAGTCTTCAACTACCTGCAGCAATGTATGAAG ATCCAAGTGACTATGGAGGCATTCCCAGACTTTCAGCTGAAGTCATGTGAGGGTTGTGTCTACAGCAGCTGCTTATGTGCTGGAGAAATAAAGACGTTTCTGTGGAGTGTCACAGCTGAGCGACTGG GGCTCATGAACTTCACACTCAGCACAGAGGCCATTGCCACCAAAGAGCTCTGTGGCAAAGAGATACCAGTTGTCCCAGAACAAGGACAGAAAGATACAATCACCAAACTCCTCTTAGTCCGG CCAGAAGGAGTGCTAGAAGAAAAGGCTCACAGTTCCATCCTGTGTCCCAAACAAG GGAGTCCAGCAGAGGAGTCTGTGTCCTTAATGTTGCCTCCAAATGTGGTTGAAGGTTCAGTGAGAGCTACTGTCTCGGTCACTG GTGACCTCATGGGGACAGCACTGCAAAACATGGATCACCTAGTACAGATGCCCCATGGCTGTGGGGAGCAGAACATGGTACTGTTTGCCCCCATTGTCTATGTGCTGCAGTACCTGGAGAAGACAGGGCAGCTGACTCCTGAGATTAAGGACAGGGCAACAGGATTCTTGCGCAATG GGTACCAGATACAGCTGCAGTATCAACATCCTGATGGTTCTTTCAGTGAATTCGGTACCAAGGATGAGTACGGTAATACTTG GCTGACTGCATTTGTGGTCAAATGCTTTGCCCAAGCCAAGCCGTACATTTTCCTGGACAATAGGAGCATCCAAGCTGCTTTCAATTGGCTGGAGTTCCACCAGCTTCCAAATGGCTGCTTCAGAGATGTGGGCCAACTTTCCCACACAGCCATTAAG GGAGGTATGGATGGGGAGGTTCTCTTGGCTGCCTACATCACTGCTGCATACATGGAGAGAGGAGATACACCAGAG AGTACGGTGGTGAGCAAGGCTCTGGGATGtatcatttcttctcttcccaaagCTGGCAGCACTTACGCACAGGCCCTGCTAGCCTACACCTTCGCCCTGGCTAAGGACCTTCAACGCACACAAGAGCTTCTTGACATACTTGATCGAAAGGCAATCAGAGCAG gTGGGCAGATCCATTGGAGTCAGACCCCATCCGAGACAAACAGTACTAGCCCTTGGTCACAGCCACTATCTGTGGATGTGGAGTTAACAGCTTATGTCCTCCTGGCCCTGCTCTCCAAGCCAAATGTCACGGAGGCTGACTTCACCACAGCCTCTGGCATAGTGGACTGGCTCACCAGACAGCAAAATGCCTATGGAGGATTTGCCTCAACACAG gATACAGTAGTTGCTCTGCAGGCCTTGGCTAAGTACGCAGCACTGACACACAACACAAAAGGGGCTGCAGAAGTGAGGGTGAGGTCCCAGAGAGCCTCTGGGAGGAAGTTCCAAGTTTCCTACCAGAATCGGCTTTTGGTGCAGGAGATGGCAATGACAGAAATCCCAGGAAAGTTCTCAGTGCAGGCCCATGGCAGCTGTTGTGTCTTTACTCGG aCGGTGCTGAGATACAACATTCCCTTCCCGCAGGTTTCAGAATCCTTTGCCTTACAAGTGAAAACCAAACCAGACAATTGCACTGAGGATGATGTACACTCTGTTGCTCTCCATGTCAATGTCAG GTACACTGGAAAGAGAGCCATTTCTGACATGGTGATTGTGGAAGTGTCCCTGCTGTCTGGATTTGTCCTGGCTCCAAGATCTGGGATGTCT CCACATCATTCGCATCCTgtgagaagaacagagaaaaccCAAGCGGGTGTTGCCATCTACTTGGACAAG CTGAGCCATGTATCTGAGACATATGTCCTGCATCTGGAAAGGGAAATTGAAGTGACCAACCTGAAGCCAGGACATGTCAGGGTCTATGACTACTACCATCCAG AGGAGCAGGCCCTTGCTGATTATAATGTTTTCTGCACCTGA